The following proteins are co-located in the Hevea brasiliensis isolate MT/VB/25A 57/8 chromosome 11, ASM3005281v1, whole genome shotgun sequence genome:
- the LOC110654428 gene encoding nudix hydrolase 20, chloroplastic, whose translation MECCIPHRHHHFSTKLCFSFSSLCASKSFIAPPKRPSTARTFPLRALISNTRSSSASTSSFTWDDVVRVSQPDHVPHDSSDLSGFFEKIEVCNRGSERQSEFIRFIIEDQIVGYIHNGFVDRLRTFKDVFVFPRSNSDGGRFQSYVTLHEMLKTPEDRTRVVGEVIKCLGEEELIPGIRNELYPVVSSFGSPVYFSLERAAAPYFGIKAYGVHMNGFVEKDGEKFLWIGKRSEVKPTFPGMLDHLVAGGLPYGISCGENVMKECEEEAGIPQSISHKAVPIGAVSYADIEGYRYKRDFLFCYDLKLPDSFLPNNQDGEVESFKLIPVKNVANIIRRTHFFKPNCSLVIIDFLFRHGYISPECFGYLDLLQSLRSGDCS comes from the exons ATGGAATGTTGCATTCCTCACCGTCACCACCATTTTTCAACCAAACTCTGTTTCTCATTTTCTTCTCTCTGCGCATCAAAATCCTTTATTGCTCCTCCTAAGAGGCCCTCAACGGCGCGGACATTTCCACTTCGCGCCCTTATTTCTAATACTAGAAGCAGTAGTGCCAGTACCAGTAGCTTCACTTGGGACGACGTCGTCCGAGTCTCTCAACCTGATCATGTTCCTCACGATTCCTCAGATCTCTCTGGCTTTTTCGAAAAGATCGAAGTCTGCAATCGCGGCTCT GAAAGGCAATCTGAGTTTATTCGATTCATTATCGAAGATCAAATTGTTGGTTATATACATAACGG TTTTGTTGATCGGTTGAGGACGTTCAAGGATGTTTTTGTTTTCCCTCGAAGTAATTCCGATGGAGGTCGCTTTCAGAGCTATGTAACGTTACATGAAATGCTAAAGACGCCGGAGGATAGAACTAGAGTTGTTGGAGAAGTTATCAAATGTTTAGGAGAAGAAGAACTGATTCCAGGTATACGAAATGAG CTGTATCCTGTGGTATCATCGTTTGGTTCTCCTGTCTACTTTTCGTTGGAACGTGCTGCAGCTCCTTATTTTGGAATAAAG GCCTATGGAGTTCACATGAATGGATTTGTTGAAAAAGATGGGGAGAAATTTCTATGGATTGGAAAGAGAAGCGAAGTGAAACCCACGTTTCCAGGGATGCTTGATCACCTTGTTGCTGGAGGACTG CCTTATGGGATCTCTTGTGGAGAGAATGTTATGAAGGAATGTGAAGAGGAGGCAGGAATACCTCAATCCATTTCACACAA AGCTGTACCAATTGGTGCTGTTTCTTATGCGGACATTGAAGGTTATAGATACAAGAGAGATTTTCTATTTTGTTATGATTTGAAACTTCCTGATAGTTTTCTACCTAATAATCAAG ATGGAGAAGTGGAGAGTTTCAAGTTGATCCCTGTGAAAAATGTTGCAAATATTATTCGGAGGACACATTTTTTCAAGCCAAACTGCTCCCTTGTCATTATTGATTTCCTGTTTCGGCATGG GTATATCAGTCCTGAATGCTTCGGATACTTGGATCTATTGCAAAGTTTGAGGAGTGGAGATTGCTCCTAG